The Henckelia pumila isolate YLH828 chromosome 2, ASM3356847v2, whole genome shotgun sequence genome includes a window with the following:
- the LOC140884614 gene encoding putative invertase inhibitor, translated as MKIFISITSSTLFLAFLITIHAAKSQNLIQSTCKTSSKTDPNINYNFCTTSLQAAPASQCAALHGLGMISIRLVRYNVTDARCNIKQLLKNKKWDPYVRQCLNDCFDLYSDAIPTVKMAMKYYNSKRFDDANIQISSIMEAATTCEEGFGDKEGVLSPLTKRNNDTFQLSAVALSVMRIIQAAGSSG; from the coding sequence atgaagattttCATCTCCATCACATCTTCAACCCTCTTCCTCGCATTCCTCATCACCATCCACGCGGCGAAATCGCAGAACTTAATCCAGTCGACGTGCAAAACCTCCTCCAAAACCGACCCAAACATCAACTACAACTTCTGCACAACTTCCCTGCAGGCCGCCCCCGCCAGCCAGTGCGCCGCCCTGCATGGCCTCGGCATGATCTCCATCCGGCTCGTCCGGTACAACGTCACCGACGCCCGCTGCAACATCAAGCAGCTGCTGAAGAACAAGAAATGGGATCCTTACGTGAGGCAGTGCTTGAATGATTGCTTCGATCTTTACTCGGACGCCATTCCCACCGTGAAAATGGCCATGAAATACTACAACAGCAAGCGTTTCGACGACGCCAACATCCAGATAAGTTCGATCATGGAGGCGGCCACCACCTGCGAGGAAGGGTTTGGGGACAAGGAAGGCGTGCTTTCGCCGCTGACCAAGAGGAACAACGATACGTTTCAGCTTTCTGCGGTGGCGCTTTCGGTTATGCGTATCATTCAGGCGGCCGGTTCTTCGGGTTGA